The following DNA comes from Poecilia reticulata strain Guanapo linkage group LG5, Guppy_female_1.0+MT, whole genome shotgun sequence.
TAATTGGATAACACAATTTCCACCCAAAAAAGTGACTTTATGAACCCCAGCTTGAGTTCATAAAGTTAATGTTTCTTTGATAATTTATCCAGGAAGATGTCAGGAGAAATTCTGTCTGAAAGCAAAGGCTTGAAAACTTAACAAACTGGCACCCTATGGGGGGATTTAAAAGGGCAGTTGCGAGGATTGTTGCTTCCGTAATTCACCACAGTGGCAAATGACCACTTGgaacaaaaactgtaatttgaaaTACAAATTCTGGCATTTACCACATTGATCTGCATAGGcttacaaaatcaaatttctgcattgatatttttttcttcataagtCATAAGTTAAAGAAGTAAAATAAGGACACTGTAGTGTTGgaacttttaaatgtttgccaATTATTGTCATAGAAATAAATGTAGCTATAGCAAAGTACATTCCAAAAGtacatgaaaagtaaaaatcaagaACTTTTATTACTCAAAAATTATATGCTCACCAACAATGATTGCCTCAGGGATGCCACCAATCAAACTATTTGTAGTAGCTGCAACATAAACTGCGTTCTGTTCCTCTTCTTATGTTTGGGTTTTAgagtattttaattcaaacattacttttatttcaaaatcctTGGGCAAAGTACTTCCAATGGAGTAACTTCTTCTCGACCTTTTTACTtcttcagaatttatttatagAGATTATAAAGTCCTCACTTCATCCTTTTTCTGTTACCAGTAAGCAGCCACACATCATTTCACACGTTTCATCTTAAAGATGTTCTTTGTCATGAAAATGGTCCATTCAGTGATTGTTGTAGGACATTTTCAGATGATACTGTTGAAGACAAGATATTATCATTCAGATCTGACTGTGCTTTCCTGCTTTAGTTAGTATTacacaaacattcattttgtttcaggtttgTTTGAAAGACACCTACATGCTTTCAAAAACAGTACAATGTTTTGTACTTTcaatacttttgttttactggCATCTAATCGTGATTATACCTATCCGTTTAAGATTCAAATATCTGTACCCTTATGTAACTGGCATTGTGCTTTTTAccttactttttgttttcattagttttaagtgttttttttctccattgtcTTTTTATGGCTCTTCAGGCATACCATTTGGAAAAACTGATTGCCTACATGTGCCAGGGAAGCTTAACACAAAGGAAAATGTCTCTGGAGATGGTTTTCTTATTGCTTGATTGCTTATAAAGTTTAAATCAAGATTCCACCTAAAAGTAAATGCAATTCATTAAGAAATTATGAACGTGACAGTAAAAGACAGTAACTGAAATACTACTAGGCAAGCATGCATTAGAGGTACATTTGTTTGCTCACCAAGCTACTGTGGAAACATGGTTATGCTAAGAAAGTAGAAAGAATGATAAATGGATGCATTACGTGGTAATAGGAACAGGccctttgttttctgaaaattagGCTTTCctgacaaaaagcataaaaaagtagTGAGCAGAATAATTTCAGCCTGGATCTTTTGTCAAAATTGGATCTTACTTCCAACACATTATTATTACTTAAATACACAATTAGTCAAAAGCTAAACTGTCCACTTCTGTTTTCTACCTAGCTTGTGTGTGTCAGTTAAAAAACACTAACCTCAATATCCATATTTAGTAAATTAGGTGCATTTCATTTAGCAAAATTgttgtttgaaatgtaaaaaaaagataattaaatgtATACTTTTAAGATTATTGGATTGTCATCAGCTATATTGCGCAACAGTGCCTGATTTCTCTACCTGTTCTCTTCATTCTGTTAAACGCTGTATGccttcaggaagaaaaaaaaaaccagagggAAAGTGGAAAAAGCCATTGTAATCGGACTGACAACATGCTGaacttgattatttttgttctcattttgaAAATCAACGTgttgcagagcagaaaaaaaatcctttgtgtTTCAGCAGAAAATATAAACTAAGAATGTAATGCTGTACTGTGTGCTTCCCTTAATCTTGTTTTGTCTCTTGTTGCTTGGCAGGAAATCATCTACGTGATTTGAATGACTGGTAAGCTGTTTGCCACTGATTGTGGCTATTGTGCAATGCCTCTTTCTGAAagttacacaaataaatgtctGTCTACTTCGATTTAGCTTTTGTACATTCTCCACCCTATGCCTAAGACGTTTTAAATAGATacgttttactttaattattgACAGATGGTTATATGACAATAATAGGTATGATTCAGCTTTCTGAATGTGCTATGTGgctatttattttctaaaggaAGAGTGAACCTCCTTTAAACCTcaaatttgttcaaaataacaAGTGAGAACAATAGCAGGGAATCAGTGCTCTAATTAGCATGTTAGTTCATCACTGTGTCAAAACAGCACATCACTGTACATCAGCCAAGACATTCTGAATGtgtttcagaaaatcacaaCATCGGTTTTGATCCAGGTTACCAAGAAAAAGACTTTTCTAGGGTTGTGAACAAATTCAGATGTAAAATGATCTGCAAAGAAATGAcaatcataaaacattttcagtgactAAGATTcttaaatgtaacattaataACTTTGAGTTTTAATTGCCCTGTTGTCCTGTGAACTCTGGCTCCCTGattactttgttgtttttaaaaatgctaatcatcaaaattaaagcTAAATTATCCAAAGCAGCCACATAGATTACTACAAAGGTGACTGGCCACATGATCggcaaataacaaaaaagactGACTGTATGGAAGAAGTATATGTAGTCTAAGTAGAAACAgacatttcatttataacactGGACTTTCATCATGTGCaattacattttggttttttttctttaaaattactTCCAAAAATTTCTCTCCACCAGTCCATCCCCCTATCCAATTTCTGCAGTCAATGAAAGCTGAGtgcaatattttctaaaaatagagttcttttaaattttaaactaaaacaatttcTGGGTATTTAGAAATCTTATACAGTGACCATATATAtcattttacttcaaataatatttttctatcTTTTAAAATATCCTTAAATATCCCCTTTAAACCGTTGGCTGCTTACAGTTTTGCTGCATCATCAACGTAACACTGATTGATTTGCTAAAATCTGCTTGACTTGATCTAGTGCTGATTGTCTTGGCTTGGGTCACCAGAAAGCCACCACATTTACAGGCAAAGTCAtaaattcaatgttttaaaaaacatgtttctaatGAGATTATGCATATTTCTTACATAAAGTGTATCAAAAATAACACCACAACTTCAAAGCAACAACTTACATATTATTTTTAGCACTTGTTTAATGTTCTGTAGAAGCTAATGGTGCTGCATGACTAATGCTGGCTTGTGCAGGAACAATATGTTGacaccttgttttgttttttatttacagtattttatttcattcctcTTTAACAATACTATTGACTTCACATTacacacaatgtttttttctgctgcttgtgcATCAACTGACATTATGGCAATATTTATCTTCAAGAAgagaatataaaaaatacataatatataGTGAGGTTtgataaaactaaatatgaTAATATTATGACCCAAATCTAAACCAGCatcacaggaaaacaaaagcgcattctcagcaacaacaaagtggaaaacacttactgaaaactgaaaacactcTCTACAATAATGACTGGCCAAATCATTTGTTGTATGACAAAGCGTATGGAATCCATCACAAATAATAATGACCTTCTGATCATTTACTGGATGGGGTTTTAAACAGCCACTTTGCTGTGCTGCAGTGTCAACCTCAGCCTTTATAGGAACTATGGATTAACATCCAATTTTAGCTATTTTTGTCCTCTTCTATTCATatgaaaaactgttattttctaTTGTTTGTGTAAAGTTATTGAATTAAGTTGCTATGTGTTGCAGTTACAGCAAGATAGCAGGAAGCTACAGCCTTTGCAAGCCTTTGCACTTTCTGACGTTCTGTATGTTAAATCAGACTGCATTGTTGTTAGCCGTTGTTTAAGCTGCTTTAAAACTTTGGAAATGTTTACCAGTTACAATAAGACAGTTTGAAAATGGATGAGCCAAATATCTTATTTACTGATAATCCTGCTTGAAGTAGTGCACCTATGTAAAATTGTTATATGACTGACCACAAAACGTGTCGTTCTGCTGTTTTCTCTAGAGAGACTTTAACAGAAGAAGGCAGGACGAGCAAACGCACTGAATTGTCACAGAGTGAATATTTAGCTCAGATGTGTGATAAAGGGCCTGCGTGAGGATGACATTCATGTACATCacccaacagaaaaaaatctgtgccAAGTACTTGTCTTTCTTATTTGTTCTCATTCAAGAGTTCTTTTCAAAACAATACTACTGGCGTCCCCTCTGATTTCAGGTGAGTCTTTCACTGTTGCATGCCTTTCTTCACGTCATCCTTGGGGTACAAAAACACTTGCTGCTCCTCAGCTGGTGAAGGTTGGCCTGCGGGCTATTCGCACCACATTGTATGTGTTTAACCCTGGTGCATCAAAGCCAGGGGACAAACCTTGATTATTGAAGACATAGAAGTTAAACAGTTGGCCATCTTGGGCTTCCAACGAGACTGAAGCCTTGCCCACTCTCAAAACACAAGGGTACTCTTTATCAAACACAACTCTGAAAACCCGCTCAACTAAGTAGTTAAGCTTTATTGTCCTGTACTTCTCTGGAATCAGCTCTTCGATCTGAGGTCCAAACTGCTGCATGATCAGAACTCCATCAGGTCCCACTTTGATCTCATAGAAAGTGATGTTGCTGTATGTGAAAAACCCAATGTAAGGCTCTGGATTTGGGGAAGCAACAAGAATCTTTTTGGCTTCCCTAAAGGCTTTCTCTATTGCTGGAACAATGTAGCTGTAGGCCTTTGTGACCACATCCTGCTTCTGAGGCCTGCTGCCCGCCATTAAGATTACCAGGCCGAGCTTCAGCCTGGGAACCAGGGAGAACGTGGCTGAGTAGCCGTCCAGATCACCATCTTTCCTCAACATCTCATAGCCCATGAGGTCATTCACCTCCCAAGGGGTCCCAGTACGGTTTGCAAAGTAATCCTTATCACACCTAAAGAGTGGGTTCAACATGATCTTCAGAGAATCTGGCTCCAGCAGCTTACGATGGTAGGCCCCCAGCAGCACCATGGCGAGTTTGGCCATGTCTGCGGGGGTGGAGAACATCTGACCTGAAGGCCGGTACCAGCCGAGATCATAGAGAGGAGCAGGCTTTCCATTTGAGTAAACTCCCACAGCAAACTGGCTCTGTAACCCAGGGGTCAGTTCAAAACTGGTGTCTTCCATTCCTAATCGATCCAAGATGTTTTCTGTGACCCATCGTTGGTAGTCAACTCCGACCACTCTTTCAGACATCACATGAGCGAGTAGAGAGAATGCGAGGTTACTGTAGTGACACCTAGCAAAGGAAGCAAACCAAGTAAATTTAGAAGTGCTTTGAAAAGAACAGAAGCAGTTAAACactttctgtaaaagaaaaatgaaatccacAGAATGGGTTGTGTTATGCTAGACATGGTATGTCAAAGCAGATTTGTTCTGGTTTCAGATGTGTTTCCCAGCTGGAGATTTAATCATGACCAACTGAGATACATTTTTTCTGTTGACAACAACTGAATAATTTCTTTACACATGTATCCTTGCACTTATCCGcaaattaaagaattaaaattttaagaattAATTTGTGTTAGTATGTGAATTAGAACCGCAGGTCCGAGACATAAGAGTTAGCAACGTTTCATTCTGAACAATGAAACAAGCCTTACTTGGTTCCTGGATCTGCAACAAGAACATCATCTTGTAACAGATTGATTGCTGATTGCGTTTTGCCTTTCCAGAGTAAATTTGTAGCCCTCAGCCTCCTGGGCAAACctggaacaaaacaaagcagcatgGGATTGAAGAAAACAACTAAACTACTGGTTGATAGtagcagagaaaaacatgtatttCTAGGCATTAGGCACGGTTTCCATCTTCTTGCAGTGACTTTCAGAAATCACTTATTACATCGCAGTGTTTGTTTCACTTGTCTTAAAACAGCACTTCAGTGTTATGAGACAATCATATAGTTCTCTGAACGTGATTATTATGTTCACCCCTGATTCCTTGATGGCAAACTAAAGCACGTAATGATACCCAGAGACATGCActacttctttattttttttcctgattttttttttttcagattatctcaATTACCTGAAGTATCACAAGCTGAAACGACCTGAAAAGACCAAAATGTGACTCTTCATCCATAACCAGGGCAATTCTAGTTTGCTGAAAAACATCTTATGATTTGCCTTTCTGAGGACAAGAAGCAGCATGGTTGCTGAAAAATGGCAGAGTGGTATTTGGAAAATACACAAGCGGCAGTTTTGTTTCACACKAAAGCAGTTTTCttgttgtcatgtttttgttttttataaccTGCTGAATCCACAAACCTGAGAGCTGGCTTGCCATCCTGCGCAGGGTGACAGAGGAGGAGCGAATTTGTACCTCTCCACTGTCTAGAAATATTAGGCCATCTGTCACATATTTTAACTCAGAGTCTCGTGTTTTCCCCAGGGGGTTTTTTATYGTAAAATTCTCTACATATTTTTCCAGTGGATCATCTAAGGAGGCGATCTTTCCATCCTCCCACAGTTTGTAGAGCATCAGCGTTGGGAAAATCTTTGATAAGCTGGCAATTCTGAAAGACAGACAAGACGACATAGTGATTGGTTTTAAATCTAATGTAGAAGAGCCCTTTTTAGCACTAATGCATAAATTGTATTTACtcaaatttttttgtgctgtttttgaaTTGAGGCCACATGTACTGACTTGAATGACCTGACTGTATAGATGTGAGAAGCGTCTAAACATAATGGGCAAAATCTAAACATTGAACTGATAACAGATACTAAGAGTAATATATTGAACCTCAGAGCACTTTTTATTagggaaatacattttttaaaaacatgttcaataaTTAATGTGGTGTTCTATGTCATATGTAGAAAATGGTTAATACGTTTTGCGGTGAGAGCTACACTCATTCAGCTTTTGTCCCCCTTTCTGGATGCCTTACACTCGTACTGCAAAATGTTTCTCATCCTTGTTTTCTCAGTCTTTCTCAGTGGACCTGCTTCATTGGCACTGAATCAAAAGAAAGTTACGGTAATATTGTATGAAYTTGTCTAAAGagtaatgtaataaataaagaacGGAAACTAAACTGTTGATATTTGGGCTTTCACAACCACACACAGactaaatattgcatttaatgataatgttaaaaaatgttaaaatgtctaACAGCTCTTTCCTTGCagtcttttctgcttttctttacttttaYAGCTGCAACttcacatttagaaaaacattgggtaacactttatttgaagggggtgaataagactgacatgacactgtcataaacatgacataacacYtgtcatgaacataaataagccttcatgaatatttatgactgttgtcataaagcatcattcggtaaattatgacacttttaatacaaagttgacattattcaaaatgtctttgttatgacaacttgacatcaaccaataaatcattactgatataaacttgttataaaagtattactgattgcactttaaaaattaggcaactttatgttattaaaggtaaagtttaaacaattGCCTAKGCAACCATGTATAGAGCAAAAACGTARGCCGTGACAAAAACCACAGCTGGCGTTTAGCGGAAAACTCTTTAAACTGATCATCAGTCCTTTCGGGAAAATGTGTGAATGAGTGAACTTCTAAACATTTARTCAGAAGGTGTACTGATaaatctttttctgcttttaaatgttatgtgtttttttacaggGTTAATTGGGTCCCATTTCACACACTGGGATGTGCTTTGGTTAGAATCGATCTGTGCCAAGGACCAGTGTGCAATGAAGAAGGTCAGCATTCTCTTTAAATTGACCTCCAATTTAGTGTGCGTGCATAATACGAGGGTGTCAATAATCTCTTTAGCATTCTTCTACTCCTATTTCTAAAcagaaacagcaacattttataCAGTATAAAAGCAACTTCTTGAagaatgttcttgttttatgtaaattcttttaaataaactattatCATGTTTGTGGGTTATTTAGATTggaactgtgttttatttttcagacagtCRCTGGAAATATAGCTGAAGAGTTTGAGATATTGGATTGATCTGGCAAGGAGTGAGAGATTAAAYTATCACGTTGTCATGCTGAAGAATGGTCTTAGCATGGGGATTTTCTGTCAGTAAAACTCAACTTCAtctattgattttaaaagttttctttctgaAGTTGTCTGATGTTGCACCTCATTTGCTCCCTAAGAGGTTTAAAGACATTTCTCACACATCTTCAGTTATGTTTGTGTTCTTTTGCAGTTGGAAAAGACATTTTGTATGGAACCCTTTTCATCACATAGCCAGTGCTacacaataaataaagcatACAGAATCAAGCAGGTCTCCGGGGAAACATCTGTATCATCCTGACGGCTTGGGGAAGAGCTTATTCTAGGCATGTAAACAGCATAATCTTAGGTTTTAGCTCAAAGTGYCACTCTCTGACTTAAAAAGAAGTACTCAACTTCCTGTGTCTAAACTAGAACCAAAGTCAGGAGCACACAAAAAGCACTATTAGYTTTTGATGATATGAGGATATGTAAACATGYATGgcagtttattttcaaaaaKGATTATGTTGAACCACATTTCAAAGGCAATGYYTGATTTCCATTGTgttcattttcagtcattttgttttgctattaCTTTTGTGCAGTTTTAAGTTWTTGAGGTGAACTTTGTGAGTTTTTYGGTCATCAACARAGAGGCACCAACAATTTTGTCCATGCCTGTAAAtacattgaaaacaaaaatgtgtttcacgctacacaaaaatgtataattatgaTAACTGTTTTCATCCTCGCATATCCAGGCAAGCACCTTGTCCACTCTCAAGGCACAAAGCTTGTTGAWAGTATGAGTTTGACACCGTCAGGCCTGTTCCTTGTCTCTGTTGCTGTTTGTGGAATCGAAGTACTGGATCTCAAGTCAAGGAGAAGAGGAGTGTCTGGTATGGGGACATCAGGCTTTCATCTTTGATTTGTAGATGCTCTTGTTCTGTTAGCATCTTCAAAGCATGACCTTCAGCATCCATTGGAGTATTTGGCAGTCAGACCTAAAAGCTTATACCAAGCTTTCATTTTGTAAAGCTGTTGTACATATttcatgaactttttttttttagctttgtttttatttcaggttatttctttttttatgttcttataTTTAGATGAGGGTTTTCCCTGCACTCACAGTGCAGAGTGTTcagatattttggtttcttgCTCACAAGCTGTGGCAGTATGGAGTGGGAGATGGGAAGAAAAATTGGGGCCTCTTCTGTTGTAATCTGAACTTGGAGAAAGAAAACTTCAACACATCTGCAAGGGGGTGTAAAGTGCAAGCTGAAATGGCTTGAAAGAGAAGTAATATCTTTGGAGAACGGGTCTTCTCTCCGTTTTATCAAAGGATCTTCTTCACAACCAAATCAACACGACCCAGTCGAGGCAGCGAGTACCCTGGAAGTGCTACACGTTTCAAGAACACATGAACATAGCTGAACTCCCCCGCTTACAGGGGAAAGCAAAGCCTATTGTGCCCACACAACTCCTGTCATTCTGACGCTGGGGAAACAAATTCCTTTAGGGATAAATACCTTGGTACCACAATTGgcaaacataaatgaataaactttgATTAACAAAATAAGCTCCACatcattttttctgcttttatttcatgcATACTTTTGTTTATCTTACGGAGCATTTACCAATCAGTTCTTAATAACAGWatttatttattttgttttgaatgaaaCATCTCTTCACTTGTCTGTGCCTCAACATGACGTGTTcagatattttggtttcttgTTCATGGGCTTTTGCAGTAAGGAGAGGGAGATGAAAAGACAAATTGGGGCCTCTTCTGCTGCAATCTGGGCATTTCTCTGAGCTGTCATGGTGACGAAAGAGtagagcaaaaaagaaaagctcttgATATTTGATCCATTTTGTCATCCATTTTRGCTCACCTCTGGTCATGAGATGTGGATCATTACCAGAAGAACAAAAACTCATTCTTTTAGCTACAGATAATTAACTTCTTCCATATGGTGGCCATACTTAACCTTAGAGATAGAGCTTACTCATCTCAGGGAAGCACAAGACATAAATAATAGAATCTGTCATGTCTGTTTACAGCAGGAATATTGGAGGAGCGACATGTTGAAAGTGGTTCTGATTTAAGTTTCAACTCTTAAGCATTCTAATCAAAGAAATTTTGAAATAGTATCAACATATTATCGTGTTACCATGATACACAATTTGACTGACAGTTTGCAGCAACACAGAACATTTAGATAGAGCACTGCTCTACTCGACATACTCTATTTACTCAATGCAATGTCAGTGAAGACATCTACGCCTTTATAAGGTAGACATGTTAATAAAGACGCTGCTGGGAGAGAAACATAACACCTAAACAATTATCACTGCAGACCAAGCCATGGCCCTTTGTCAGGACAGTGTTGTGTAAGACCTGCTCATGGCCTTAGCCACTGACTCAGCCTCCAAAGTCTccaaaattacagtttttatcaAGCATTGTGCCCGTCAGAGTTTTGTTAACACAATAGAAACCAATACGGTTGCACTACAAAGAGACCTGAATGCACATGCTGAATTGCCGTTTGGGGCAGCTGTGGGCAGATCACTTCTTTGCTGCTTGAATAATGGACATTGATTGCTCTGGAGAGGGAACAACTCATCTGGGGCAAGCATGAGAGAACATTTTcctgtgtattttaaaaagatcacTGTGGTGCAgaccataaaaaaatatatatttatttttccttttctgttgtGTGATGTgagatttaaactttttttttattattaattaggCAGGACAtgttatgttttgttattttattgattaGACAGCACCCTCGGGCACCTTTTAATTAAACTGCAAATTGAATCAATCGTTTGTTCTGCTTTataagcacattttattttaattccttCTTAAAGTGTGgttaatttatatttgtgttttggaCTWAATGCTCTTTAATTAGCCCTATTGGCCCTAAAATAGGAAGGATTACTGACAAGTGAAATGTCAGTAYTTAGAGCAATCATCATAATATAAGTACACACGTTATACATTTAACAGACAAATAGTTGTGTTTCCATCCAGAACCAACCTGTAGATTGTGTATTCACTGGGTGGGCCTGACAGAGGATCACTGGCATTCCTCTTTCCAAAGTTGCCAGTCCACAAAACTGTATCGTTTAAGATCACAATGGCAGACAGAGCAGGAATGCTGATGGGGTTGATGCTTTGGCGAAACAACACATCCACCTGTaacaaagaaaatcagtttataaatatttttacMATATAATTGAATATACTTCTGGACTGAAAATCAATTTGCCTGTTTCCTTTGGTAATAGTATTCATGTCAATTAAATGTCTCTCACTTTATGGYAAGCATGGCAGCACACCAGATTGAGGCCCTGCAACTGCATGAAATCACTCATATTGATGGTATTTATAGTGTCTTGGTGAGATTTCCTCCTATTGTGCCTGTTAGACTGTAAGAGTTTGAACATGCATTAAACTTCCACAGTAAGTTTTTGGTGGTTCATTATCACAGGSGCAGAATATCAGAGTTGTGAATGGGACATAGGAGAGCTTGATGAAAGCAAACTGGAATAAATCCATCAGGTTTGACCAGTGAATTTCAAGAACAagtcacacaaaaacattttcatgtaaaaggAATCTGCATGGTCGACCTGACCTGCTGAAATCAGTTGTCATTTTTGCAGTTGCAtgataaaaatcacatcatTTTGTTCTCTGAAAACCATGTGACCACGCATTGACAGTTTGACTTCAGACAGACCATACTGGGTCTTTTAATGACTATAAAGTCCATGGGGCAGCAGAAACTCTGGTYGGGCTGAAATGTCTTGCCTGGTCAAAAAAGTGAGTAACTTGTAGTATAATATGGAATGTCATGCATTTTGTTAGAGCTCTTTAAAGGTAGAGTTTCAAAGGTTAGACAAGAACTTGATTGTTGCTTAATTTAATTGGGATATATATTCAGCTTTCACACTGATGTTTYGTAggaaatttgcacaaaaaccTCCCTTGTCTTGTGACCAGGTCAAGGATATTTGCTAAAACAGAAATCATATGTCCCTTATGTACAGAGGTTGGTACTAGAAATCATGAGATCTTGTATCTCCTACCTGttcctttttgaaaaaatgtagtaaattatctaatgaacagaaaatagtcatgatttatttagtttagcaGCATCAATATTGCCTTGACAGTGAAGGAGGTTTTCCAGATTTGCTCCAATCAGAACATGTCTAAGTGAGTTATGGAGCTTGTGGAGATGGAAGAAGATTCTTAAATGTGTGGTATTGTTCTATTTTGCAGTCAGAATGAAAATCCttgcaaataaattcaacaacTCGCTCGCAGCCATGTGAACAAAAGCATCACTATCACTACGCAAGATCCTCGCTCTCAG
Coding sequences within:
- the lactbl1b gene encoding putative beta-lactamase-like 1, with amino-acid sequence MKVKLAHLGLVFFLLLSLVMTGCFLWQYQLPKLKPDNSSCGYSSRSLSSSQCYIRRTLKNQEDEGEVDVLFRQSINPISIPALSAIVILNDTVLWTGNFGKRNASDPLSGPPSEYTIYRIASLSKIFPTLMLYKLWEDGKIASLDDPLEKYVENFTIKNPLGKTRDSELKYVTDGLIFLDSGEVQIRSSSVTLRRMASQLSGLPRRLRATNLLWKGKTQSAINLLQDDVLVADPGTKCHYSNLAFSLLAHVMSERVVGVDYQRWVTENILDRLGMEDTSFELTPGLQSQFAVGVYSNGKPAPLYDLGWYRPSGQMFSTPADMAKLAMVLLGAYHRKLLEPDSLKIMLNPLFRCDKDYFANRTGTPWEVNDLMGYEMLRKDGDLDGYSATFSLVPRLKLGLVILMAGSRPQKQDVVTKAYSYIVPAIEKAFREAKKILVASPNPEPYIGFFTYSNITFYEIKVGPDGVLIMQQFGPQIEELIPEKYRTIKLNYLVERVFRVVFDKEYPCVLRVGKASVSLEAQDGQLFNFYVFNNQGLSPGFDAPGLNTYNVVRIARRPTFTS